A region of the Litchfieldia alkalitelluris genome:
GGGCAAGTTCAACAGTTTAACAAAATCACTGACAGTGTAGATGTAGGAATTGCCATTATTTACCAAGAACTAGCGATGTTTCCAGATCTTTCCGTTTATGAAAATATATTTGTAGGTAATGAGATTCAAAATGGCGGCGTGATGAACTGGAACAAAGCGATTGTTGAAGCGAAAAAAATGTTAGATAAAGTAGGCTTAAAAGTAAACCCCGAATCATTAATTAAAGATTTAGGAGTAGGGAAACAGCAGTTAATCGAAATTGCAAAAGCGTTAAGTAAAGAAGTAAAGCTACTGATTTTAGACGAACCAACTGCAGCACTTAACGAAGATGATAGTGCCAACTTGCTGGAACTACTTCTCGAATTAAAAAAGCAAGGAATCACCTCAATTATGATTTCCCACAAATTAAAAGAAGTAACCGCGATTGCAGATAAAGCAACCGTACTCCGTGACGGGCAAACGATTTGTACATTAGATGGCTCAAAAGGCGAAATTACAGAAGAGGCCATTATTAAAAACATGGTTGGTCGTGAAATCGAGGATATTTATCCAAAACGACCGAAAAAAGACTTTGGTGAAAATGTCCTTGAATTATCCAATTGGACAGCTTACGACCCACAGCTTGGACGAAATGTTGCCAATGATGTCAATCTTCATGTGAAACAAGGAGAAATTGTTGGGATAGCAGGATTAATGGGCTCTGGGCGTACCGAGCTAGCATTAAGTATCTTTGGAAATGCAGCAAAATACAAGATTCAAGGCGATTTATTTATAAAAGGGCAAGCGGCAAAATTAAAACATCCAAGTGAAGCAATAAAAGCAGGAATCGCTTATGTAACCGAAGATCGTAAAGGTGACGGATTATTTTTACAACAAGATATAAAAAGTAATATATCTATTGGGAATTTAAATAATATCTCACCAAAAGGTGTTGTTAATGAAAATG
Encoded here:
- a CDS encoding sugar ABC transporter ATP-binding protein, with the translated sequence MSDYILEMNQISKEFTGVKALSNVNFKVERGEIHFLVGENGAGKSTLMKVLSGVYPYGAYSGDIVYNGQVQQFNKITDSVDVGIAIIYQELAMFPDLSVYENIFVGNEIQNGGVMNWNKAIVEAKKMLDKVGLKVNPESLIKDLGVGKQQLIEIAKALSKEVKLLILDEPTAALNEDDSANLLELLLELKKQGITSIMISHKLKEVTAIADKATVLRDGQTICTLDGSKGEITEEAIIKNMVGREIEDIYPKRPKKDFGENVLELSNWTAYDPQLGRNVANDVNLHVKQGEIVGIAGLMGSGRTELALSIFGNAAKYKIQGDLFIKGQAAKLKHPSEAIKAGIAYVTEDRKGDGLFLQQDIKSNISIGNLNNISPKGVVNENEEIVIAQGYRESLTIKTPSLQQLVGNLSGGNQQKVSLGKWLFVGPKLLILDEPTRGIDVGAKFEIYTVMNELINKGMSIIMISSELGEVLGMSDRVYVMAEGEIKGELSSEEANQEKIMELATQ